TCTGTTGATTCAATAGCACTGAGAGTACCGCTTGCTAACTCAAATTAGTACCAGAAGCACCTAGTCTGATTTCTTAAAGCAAGAGTAAAGTGCTGGCTTTAGAATTAAGCTGTTCATTAGAGAATGAAGTTATTGGTCGACCATTTCTTAGAGCTTTTTCTTACTTCGTTTATATCttgttttattcttttggcttttgtaaaatgaaaatggaaagaaaagtgaCAAATTCTAACCGAAATATAAATGTAAATGTAAAACTATAGTATATTAATTCTATTTAAACATAGAAGAACACAATTAGTTGATATAGTTATCTAAGGTCATACATAATAAAGTTATCATAATTGAAAGATCGAGAAAACTGAGGAaacaagtttttttttttcaagttttcattattaGGTAGGTCGTTTCCTTAAAATATAACCCTTTCAGTCGATGGCAATGGGAATGGACGAGCCAACACATATGAATTTTGCTTTGTTGCCACACCTGCATATGCATTGTACCAAGCAATGAAGGCGACGACAACTCCCAGGACCCCACCAGCTCTTGTAACACCGAGTTTTTCTGCAAAATGGCCGATAGACAACAGTAGGAAAGTCAAAGATAGTAGGAAGAACAACAGAAAGAACATGACTGTAGATTTCATGGTACAGACGGTTAGACCGAAAGTGAAGATTGCCCATCCCAATAGATAGAATCCTAAAGCGTTATTCAAGTCTGATTCATTCCCTTCATAAGCTTCCAAGATGCCAAACCAAGGGATGTAAATAGCAGCAAAACTCAACCAAAACCCACCGTAAGAACATAGTGCGGTACCACCAAAAGTATTCTCCAAAGCAATTTCCCAAATACCAGCAATTAGTTGCACCAAACCACCGTAGAACATAGCACAACCAACGATAACGTTAGGGATAGTAATACCTTGCGCTCTCGCATTGAACATGGATAGCACAAACGTGGTCAAAGCGAAGGCAGAAAGACCTAGGGGCGCAGGATTAGCAAATTTGTGCACTGGAGCAGGCGCCAAACCTGGATTCAAAGTACCACCAAAGGCTTGGTACAAGTcgcttttcaaaaacttctgACGCCCGATGTAAATATATTCGTCGTTATCACCACCGGTGTAAATCTTCCCCAACGAGTCATGGGATGGACGTTCATCTTCTGCGACGTCATGAACATCGTTGTCATGAGAACTATAATATCCTGCAGGAGCATTCTCCAAATCGGTATTTCCGCTCGTTTGCTCTTTGTCAGACATATTGTTTATTGTATGTGGGTAGTTTTGTGGTTGTTTAGTTATATTTGCGTAGCTGTTGACTTTCtagtctttttttccttgtaAACAGACGTTTGTTGTATTCTGTTGTGTTGTTATGGTTACTGCAAGACACACGAAAGGAATACGTAGAAAGATCTAACAAATATGTTGCAACGCACCTGCTTTATATACATCTTAACCATTCCAAACAAGTTGGAgtggagaaaaaaacaaatcttAGCCGCCCAACCCCAACTGTCCGCAATAACGAAAAAAGCTGAAACAGGTGGCTGCGGACTTCTCCAACGTTTGTTACCCCAACAATACCCAAATAGCCGCCTAACCGCAAATCTGGTAAGCAATAATTTGCAATTGCCTGCAGATGACCCTCCGCGCCGCCCTTTTTTCGAAGTCATTCCTCAAGGTCCCTCCTCCCGCATGCCCTCGTGAGGCTGCACATAAACATCCGTAGCCAGTAGAATCACTCAGCCGCTCGTCAGTTCCACGGAACTCCGGGTCAATGGGCGGAGGAGAGGACCCTCCCGGGGGTATTGCAGAAAGGTTGCGGGGCTGACCGTTATTAGTGTATTATGTAAAAAGACGGAACTATACAAACGCTTAGCTACTTTTGTTCCACAACTATCCATTTAAGGGCTAAATACCCCATTGATAAAAACACTATGTTGAACAATGCCAAAATCTTGATGTCGAAAATAAGGTTTTGAACGACAAACCCGAACGTGCTCAAGATAGTAGCTCCGGGAACCTCGATGTTCAAGCCGTACTTTCTCTCTTTCAACATCAATGTCTTGACTTCGTTGATCAGTAGGGATTCGTAGGCATAGTAAAAGAccgaaaaatttttcaggtACTTGAAGGCCACGTTTGTAATGTTCTTAGTATTAATAAACAATCCGCTAAATAGAAGGGAGCCCAAGAGCACCAACACACTTAGTATGATGGAGTTGTTCaagtcttcaaaaattattccGATAGTTAGGATTTCCAGTGATATTCCAAGGTTAAACAATATAAGAATCCCAATACACTTGAAAAAGGCGCTGTCTTTCATGTTTAAGCCGGTCATTGGATAAACAATTAATGACAATAGTATGGGTGGCACTACTCGTAACGGCACCACTTCGCTAATTATCTTACTGATGTAGTATGCGAATGGCGAGTAATAGTTGTTAGACCTTTctttaatgaaaatgattctTTCCAGGGCAAATGAACTCAGGCCAGTAAATGTAACAAAACCGAAATACGTCAgtatgaagaagaacaatcCCATTCTGTTCTGAAACCCACTAATATCATTTGAGACATTGTAATACAGTGTCCCCAGGAATACACTCAATAAAATGGTTAACAAGTAATTACCCAATAAAAGCTTAGGGTTCCTGtacatatttttgaaacttctTGAGTTTAATATCGATAGCTGTTGCAGGAAGCCAGCAGATTCTTGACCTGTGGGGAGGTCTCCATTCCAGATGTTGCTGATTTCGTCACCTTCACTCAGGATTTCTTCGATCTCTTGAGAAAGTTCGGCATAATAAACGCTATCTTTGTATTTATCATGTAATATCTTGGTATTCAAATCAATTTCAGTGGAGCCTCCATTCGCCCCCTCTGCGTCCTCACCGTCTCTAAGCAGTGATCTAATCTCATCTCTATGGGCAGCGAGATGGGCCCATTCTCTTTGTGTGGTACCATCACTGTTCGTAAATGTTGTCTGGTGAATAGTATTGtcaacatcaacatcaTCGGCGTCCGTGCCAGCTTCTAAGTCAGAAATGTTCCGAATTCTTCTCCTCTTCCCCTGAGGAACGGTTTCAAAAGTGATATCGATCAAATAATCCGCAATATTATAATTATCAGGACAAGTATATCCCTCATTTCTTAGAAATTCTGAAACTTTCTTGGAATTTCCAGAATACACCATTTCACCTTTACTCAATAGGATCAGTTTGTCAAATAAATAGAATATATTTGACCTCGGCTGATGAATGGATAACACCAAAGTTCTGTTATAATCACTGGATAACCTCACTAGGCATTCAATAACATTATTAGCGTTGCTAGCATCCAAGCCAGAAGTAGGTTCATCCAGGAATAATACTAATGGAGATGTCACCAATTCGCATGCAATTGAGACTCTACGTTTTTCACCTCCGCTGATACCACgatcaaattcattgcCAATAATACGATCtttaatatcaataattctTAATTCTTCCAGCACTTTATAAACACGTGCCTTCTTGGCCTCAAAAGATAGTACCTTGGGCAGTCTCAATAGTGCACTGTTCAAGACAGTTTCAAAGACAGTTAGAGTAGGCAATAAAAAGTCATCTTGGTCAACGAACCCggttatttttgaaaaggcttTACGGTCCATGCTGATACCGTTAACTTTGATGCTACCAGAAACGTGGCCggttttccttttcattgcCAAAATATCTAATAAAGTCGTCTTGCCTGCACCGGATCCACCCATGATAGCCATGATTTGACCAGGCTTTACGACACCACTAATTTCGTTTAAcacaatttcttcaacacCGCCAGAATTTATTGAGGGAACACTGTACgtgatattttcaaaactcAAAGTTGCCAATGtgtcatcttcattttgtaaGAAATTGCTTACGGCATCTTCATCCGGCAAGCGAACGGAAGACTTTGAAGAACCCAGCCCGTTTCTAAATAGCGGGGATTTAGAGATATAAAAGGTAGCAAATGTGAAAAGCGCCAAGACCATCACAGCAGTCAACGCCAAGACCAATCTTCCTTGCCATGATACTGCTGGATCTTTTGAAGGTGATTTGTAACCTGGTATTTCACTATAATGAACACATTCACCAGATTCACATTTCAAAGTGATATAGGGATCGCCGAAAATAGttaaaatcaaatcatTCATAGAAGGTTCGCTGAATTTGCATTGCCTTGTTTCCAAATCACAACTGAAATCTCCCGGCCCTTTTATAGTCTCTGTTAAAAAGTCCGAAATATCAATAGACCCTTTAGCACCACACAACATTGTATCGGGGATACATTTGCATTGGACGTCATTACACTTATAATGAGAGGTATTCTGGCTCAAGTCGTATTCAAAAGCGCAATCGCTCAATCCACAGTAAAAACTTTCCAACTGATCTATCCAAAACTGGAAATTACATTCCTGATTAGGTTTATCACAAGCAAATGTAATTTGTGGTATTTTCCCACCCAAGATTTGtaagattttttcattagtAACATTGCAGCCCGAAAAGACTTCATTTATAATCATACCATTCTTATAACACGTCCCCTTAATACTGGAATCGGGCATGAACGCATCACAAACGAAATCCTCCTGACAAATGTCACAATTGATTCCACCCCATCCGTCATCACAGTGACAGGTTTCATTTTCCGCTCTTATGGGACGATCCTTATTACCACTTTCATCCGGCGAAAGACCACCACACAAGGGCAGAGAACAATCATCTCCTGCAAACCCTTCTATACACTCACATCTACCAGTATACGAATTGCATTCAGAAAACTGTTTGCATTCGAAAATAGGAAGCATACAGTTGAAACATGGCGGGCAAGTATCGTTGCCCTTATCTTGTACAGAGGGGCGTGATTTTTCTGATAAAGTACCTTTTAAGAACGGAACCTCTTGTTGTTTTGCAAACGTCACCGAGCTGCTtaataatagaaaaaatatcacaCTCTGATAGAGATAACGTCGATAACTTTTCatatcaaaatttcttttaatCATATATATCTAGCGTGCAAGTTTTTGTAGAACGAatattgtcttttttttttttcttagtttATTCTATACTTTTGGATCTTAGCTTCAACTCAAGATGTACAGGTATACACGTGAATGCATATTCGGCACTTACAAGAATTTTGTTGCAAGCCAAGAAAGAGTGAGGAACTATCGCACAATCACTATTGATGGTACCGATTTGGGCCCGAATCCTTTATTTTGGACTAACCCTCATGCTATTATCGaggccaaaaaaagaaaggattTTACCCTCTTAGCTTGTATTTACCCGCAAGAAGCACGTGGCCGCATATCAAAAAGATGTACGTCGCTAGTGACGATTTAATGTCACCATATACGATTGTACACCCAAACACGCTCGACTTCCTGTCTTCCAGTTTTGCACCAGCTTCCAATTTCGTCACACAACAAGATCCTGGCAGCGGCTTACAGGCTTGTGACAGGTAATCGAAGGTTCTGGAATGGTGAGAAAGAGTTCAGTACCACATGCTATGATGCTCACTGTGCTGTGTTCTCCATAGCAAAGTTCGTTCGATCACACTTTTACGGTCTTTCCCAGACACAATTGTCCGAATCGTGTGACAACAACAGCCTGTTCTTACAGAGTCTCTTTCCTTCTAACCAAGGGGGTGGGTTCAATAGAGCCTCGTGAAACTTAcatttacatatatataaacttGAGTTAATTGATGAATACTAAAATTACATATTTGaccttttttattctgatagattttcaaatttattgGATGTTTTCTACTTCTTTCATTTACAGATCTTCAAGGAAGTAATTATCTACTTTTTACAACAAATATAAAACAATGTCTTTATCCTCAAAGTTGTCTGTCCAAGATTTGGACTTGAAGGGCAAGCGTGTCTTCATCAGAGTTGACTTCAATGTCCCATTGGATGGTAAGAAGATCACTTCTAACCAAAGAATTGTTGCTGCTTTGCCAACCATCAAGTACGTCTTGGAACACAACCCAAGATACATTGTCTTGGCTTCTCATTTGGGTAGACCAAACGGtgaaagaaacgaaaaatacTCTTTGGCACCAGTTGCTAAGGAATTGCAATCATTGTTGGGTAAGGATGTCACTTTCTTGAACGACTGTGTCGGTCCAGAAGTTGACGCCGCTGTTAAGGCTTCTGCCCCAGGTTCCGTTATCTTATTGGAGAACTTGCGTTACCacattgaagaagaaggttCCAGAAAGGTTGACGGTCAAAAGGTCAAGGCTTCTAAGGAAGACGTTCAAAAGTTCAGACACGAATTGAGCTCTTTGGCTGATGTTTACATTAACGATGCCTTCGGTACCGCCCACAGAGCTCACTCTTCTATGGTTGGTTTCGACTTGCCACAACGTGCTGCCGGTTTCTTAttagaaaaggaattgaaGTACTTCGGTAAAGCTTTGGAAAACCCAACCAGACCATTCTTGGCCATCTTAGGTGGTGCCAAGGTTGCTGACAAGATTCAATTGATTGACAACTTGTTGGACAAGGTCGACTCTATCATCATTGGTGGTGGTATGGCTTTCACCTTCAAGAAGGTTTTGGAAAACACTGAAATCGGTGACTCCATCTTCGACAAGGCTGGTGCTGAAATCGTTCCAAAGTTGATGGAAAAGGCCAAGGCCAAGGGTGTTGAAGTCGTCTTGCCAGTCGATTTCATCATTGCTGATGCTTTCTCTGCTGACGCTAATACCAAGATTGTCACTGACAAGGAAGGTATCCCAGCTGGATGGCAAGGGTTGGACAATGGTCCAGAATCTAGAAAGTTGTTTGCTGCTACTGTTGCAAAGGCTAAGACCATTGTCTGGAACGGTCCACCAGGTGTTTTCGAGTTCGAAAAGTTCGCCGCTGGTACCAAAACTTTGTTAGACGAAGTTGTCAAGAGCTCTGCTGCTGGTAACACTGTCATCATCGGTGGTGGTGACACTGCTACTGTCGCTAAGAAGTACGGTGTTACTGACAAGATCTCCCATGTTTCTACTGGTGGTGGTGCTTCTTTGGAATTATTGGAAGGTAAGGAATTGCCAGGTGTTGCTTTCTTATccgaaaagaaataaattcaaTTGAACTATAATCGATGaattaattttcttttctttttcctcacTCCTTCACGCTAAAAATAATGgtttattttatattttaaaatattttttatatttacGTATAGACTGTTATTTATCTTTTAATGATTATTAAGATTTTTATTAAAAGCTTACCTCGCATTTACTTCATTTATTTAggcgttttttttcccactCAATATTATTCCTATCTTTGGGTTCGACGTATTTTAAGTTTAATAGTTCGAAAATCCTGCGCTCATTAAAGctttcaagaagaatattGTCTCGAAATAGCCCATGCTGTGTTAACTTGAGTCCTTTTTGCGCTGCTAATATCCTTATCCACCTGTTGTATTCTTTAGATCCGGTATAATGTATTCTTCCTGCTCCAAGCTCATCCCACttacaacaaaaaaaatccagcCTTCTACAGTAATTTCCATCCCTCGAATTCAAAGACATATATTGGTCGATCGGTTTTAATTTggtttcctcttcttgttctataaaaaatgtgccttcatcaatatccatttctttcaattcttccagTTTTCTTGTGGATAATTTAACACccatgaaaaatttcttgattaTCTCTGAAGAATACcatttctctctttctcCATATCCAACAATTCTTGCTGTTTGAAGTCTCTccagaattttttctgCAAACATTCTTTCCAAGATTGGTGTTAACTGTAAGAAACAAAGGATATAACCATCCCTAAACAGTTTAATACAAAGCGATTCCATGATATTTGCCAATTC
The genomic region above belongs to Saccharomyces kudriavzevii IFO 1802 strain IFO1802 genome assembly, chromosome: 3 and contains:
- the ADP1 gene encoding putative ATP-dependent permease ADP1 (similar to Saccharomyces cerevisiae ADP1 (YCR011C); ancestral locus Anc_1.427) encodes the protein MKSYRRYLYQSVIFFLLLSSSVTFAKQQEVPFLKGTLSEKSRPSVQDKGNDTCPPCFNCMLPIFECKQFSECNSYTGRCECIEGFAGDDCSLPLCGGLSPDESGNKDRPIRAENETCHCDDGWGGINCDICQEDFVCDAFMPDSSIKGTCYKNGMIINEVFSGCNVTNEKILQILGGKIPQITFACDKPNQECNFQFWIDQLESFYCGLSDCAFEYDLSQNTSHYKCNDVQCKCIPDTMLCGAKGSIDISDFLTETIKGPGDFSCDLETRQCKFSEPSMNDLILTIFGDPYITLKCESGECVHYSEIPGYKSPSKDPAVSWQGRLVLALTAVMVLALFTFATFYISKSPLFRNGLGSSKSSVRLPDEDAVSNFLQNEDDTLATLSFENITYSVPSINSGGVEEIVLNEISGVVKPGQIMAIMGGSGAGKTTLLDILAMKRKTGHVSGSIKVNGISMDRKAFSKITGFVDQDDFLLPTLTVFETVLNSALLRLPKVLSFEAKKARVYKVLEELRIIDIKDRIIGNEFDRGISGGEKRRVSIACELVTSPLVLFLDEPTSGLDASNANNVIECLVRLSSDYNRTLVLSIHQPRSNIFYLFDKLILLSKGEMVYSGNSKKVSEFLRNEGYTCPDNYNIADYLIDITFETVPQGKRRRIRNISDLEAGTDADDVDVDNTIHQTTFTNSDGTTQREWAHLAAHRDEIRSLLRDGEDAEGANGGSTEIDLNTKILHDKYKDSVYYAELSQEIEEILSEGDEISNIWNGDLPTGQESAGFLQQLSILNSRSFKNMYRNPKLLLGNYLLTILLSVFLGTLYYNVSNDISGFQNRMGLFFFILTYFGFVTFTGLSSFALERIIFIKERSNNYYSPFAYYISKIISEVVPLRVVPPILLSLIVYPMTGLNMKDSAFFKCIGILILFNLGISLEILTIGIIFEDLNNSIILSVLVLLGSLLFSGLFINTKNITNVAFKYLKNFSVFYYAYESLLINEVKTLMLKERKYGLNIEVPGATILSTFGFVVQNLIFDIKILALFNIVFLSMGYLALKWIVVEQK
- the PGK1 gene encoding phosphoglycerate kinase (similar to Saccharomyces cerevisiae PGK1 (YCR012W); ancestral locus Anc_1.428), with translation MSLSSKLSVQDLDLKGKRVFIRVDFNVPLDGKKITSNQRIVAALPTIKYVLEHNPRYIVLASHLGRPNGERNEKYSLAPVAKELQSLLGKDVTFLNDCVGPEVDAAVKASAPGSVILLENLRYHIEEEGSRKVDGQKVKASKEDVQKFRHELSSLADVYINDAFGTAHRAHSSMVGFDLPQRAAGFLLEKELKYFGKALENPTRPFLAILGGAKVADKIQLIDNLLDKVDSIIIGGGMAFTFKKVLENTEIGDSIFDKAGAEIVPKLMEKAKAKGVEVVLPVDFIIADAFSADANTKIVTDKEGIPAGWQGLDNGPESRKLFAATVAKAKTIVWNGPPGVFEFEKFAAGTKTLLDEVVKSSAAGNTVIIGGGDTATVAKKYGVTDKISHVSTGGGASLELLEGKELPGVAFLSEKK
- the ADY2 gene encoding Ady2p (similar to Saccharomyces cerevisiae ADY2 (YCR010C) and ATO2 (YNR002C); ancestral locus Anc_1.425), coding for MSDKEQTSGNTDLENAPAGYYSSHDNDVHDVAEDERPSHDSLGKIYTGGDNDEYIYIGRQKFLKSDLYQAFGGTLNPGLAPAPVHKFANPAPLGLSAFALTTFVLSMFNARAQGITIPNVIVGCAMFYGGLVQLIAGIWEIALENTFGGTALCSYGGFWLSFAAIYIPWFGILEAYEGNESDLNNALGFYLLGWAIFTFGLTVCTMKSTVMFFLLFFLLSLTFLLLSIGHFAEKLGVTRAGGVLGVVVAFIAWYNAYAGVATKQNSYVLARPFPLPSTERVIF